A genome region from Cucurbita pepo subsp. pepo cultivar mu-cu-16 chromosome LG02, ASM280686v2, whole genome shotgun sequence includes the following:
- the LOC111789232 gene encoding GPI-anchored protein LLG1-like isoform X3 — MGSFGVMFCLIWRTFKCTKFLNELVSDEIFGSETSVGRRLLQTKKACPVSFEFLNYTIITSKCKGPLYSPKLCCSALTELSCPYVDVMNDMTTLCASTMFSYINLHGKYPPGLFSSICREGDQGLACPQLPAPSHPNSTPLSKRPSPAIIVASGLVLLFSWPFFTLRATHFCRSSC; from the exons ATGGGGAGCTTTGGTGTCATGTTTTGCCTCATATGGCGAACTTTCAAATGCACCAAATTCCTTAATGAATTGGTTTCAG ATGAAATCTTTGGATCTGAGACCTCTGTTGGACGGCGACTCCTTCAGACTAAAAAAG CTTGCCCTGTGagctttgaatttttgaaCTACACAATCATCACAAGCAAATGCAAGGGGCCTTTATATTCTCCAAAGCTATGTTGTTCAGCTCTAACTGAACTCTCTTGCCCTTATGTTgatgttatgaatgatatgacaACTCTTTGTGCTTCAACCATGTTTAGCTACATTAACCTCCATGGAAAGTACCCACCTGGCCTTTTCTCCAGCATATGTCGAGAAGGAGATCAAGGTCTTGCTTGCCCTCAATTGCCAGCTCCATCCCATCCAAACTCGACCCCGCTCTCAAAACGTCCATCTCCTGCAATCATTGTTGCCTCTGGACTTGTACTTCTCTTCTCATGGCCTTTTTTTACACTCCGAGCGACCCATTTTTGTCGTTCTTCTTGTTGA
- the LOC111789232 gene encoding GPI-anchored protein LLG1-like isoform X1, producing MGSFGVMFCLIWRTFKCTKFLNELVSGSTFISDEIFGSETSVGRRLLQTKKACPVSFEFLNYTIITSKCKGPLYSPKLCCSALTELSCPYVDVMNDMTTLCASTMFSYINLHGKYPPGLFSSICREGDQGLACPQLPAPSHPNSTPLSKRPSPAIIVASGLVLLFSWPFFTLRATHFCRSSC from the exons ATGGGGAGCTTTGGTGTCATGTTTTGCCTCATATGGCGAACTTTCAAATGCACCAAATTCCTTAATGAATTGGTTTCAG GTTCAACCTTCATATCAG ATGAAATCTTTGGATCTGAGACCTCTGTTGGACGGCGACTCCTTCAGACTAAAAAAG CTTGCCCTGTGagctttgaatttttgaaCTACACAATCATCACAAGCAAATGCAAGGGGCCTTTATATTCTCCAAAGCTATGTTGTTCAGCTCTAACTGAACTCTCTTGCCCTTATGTTgatgttatgaatgatatgacaACTCTTTGTGCTTCAACCATGTTTAGCTACATTAACCTCCATGGAAAGTACCCACCTGGCCTTTTCTCCAGCATATGTCGAGAAGGAGATCAAGGTCTTGCTTGCCCTCAATTGCCAGCTCCATCCCATCCAAACTCGACCCCGCTCTCAAAACGTCCATCTCCTGCAATCATTGTTGCCTCTGGACTTGTACTTCTCTTCTCATGGCCTTTTTTTACACTCCGAGCGACCCATTTTTGTCGTTCTTCTTGTTGA
- the LOC111789232 gene encoding GPI-anchored protein LLG1-like isoform X4 has protein sequence MGSFGVMFCLIWRTFKCTKFLNELVSACPVSFEFLNYTIITSKCKGPLYSPKLCCSALTELSCPYVDVMNDMTTLCASTMFSYINLHGKYPPGLFSSICREGDQGLACPQLPAPSHPNSTPLSKRPSPAIIVASGLVLLFSWPFFTLRATHFCRSSC, from the exons ATGGGGAGCTTTGGTGTCATGTTTTGCCTCATATGGCGAACTTTCAAATGCACCAAATTCCTTAATGAATTGGTTTCAG CTTGCCCTGTGagctttgaatttttgaaCTACACAATCATCACAAGCAAATGCAAGGGGCCTTTATATTCTCCAAAGCTATGTTGTTCAGCTCTAACTGAACTCTCTTGCCCTTATGTTgatgttatgaatgatatgacaACTCTTTGTGCTTCAACCATGTTTAGCTACATTAACCTCCATGGAAAGTACCCACCTGGCCTTTTCTCCAGCATATGTCGAGAAGGAGATCAAGGTCTTGCTTGCCCTCAATTGCCAGCTCCATCCCATCCAAACTCGACCCCGCTCTCAAAACGTCCATCTCCTGCAATCATTGTTGCCTCTGGACTTGTACTTCTCTTCTCATGGCCTTTTTTTACACTCCGAGCGACCCATTTTTGTCGTTCTTCTTGTTGA
- the LOC111789232 gene encoding GPI-anchored protein LLG1-like isoform X2, with protein MGSDRFFCSFFLFFLFFVVSSAGSTFISDEIFGSETSVGRRLLQTKKACPVSFEFLNYTIITSKCKGPLYSPKLCCSALTELSCPYVDVMNDMTTLCASTMFSYINLHGKYPPGLFSSICREGDQGLACPQLPAPSHPNSTPLSKRPSPAIIVASGLVLLFSWPFFTLRATHFCRSSC; from the exons ATGGGTTCTGATAGGTTCTTTTGCTCCTTCTTTctgtttttcctcttctttgttGTTTCCTCTGCAGGTTCAACCTTCATATCAG ATGAAATCTTTGGATCTGAGACCTCTGTTGGACGGCGACTCCTTCAGACTAAAAAAG CTTGCCCTGTGagctttgaatttttgaaCTACACAATCATCACAAGCAAATGCAAGGGGCCTTTATATTCTCCAAAGCTATGTTGTTCAGCTCTAACTGAACTCTCTTGCCCTTATGTTgatgttatgaatgatatgacaACTCTTTGTGCTTCAACCATGTTTAGCTACATTAACCTCCATGGAAAGTACCCACCTGGCCTTTTCTCCAGCATATGTCGAGAAGGAGATCAAGGTCTTGCTTGCCCTCAATTGCCAGCTCCATCCCATCCAAACTCGACCCCGCTCTCAAAACGTCCATCTCCTGCAATCATTGTTGCCTCTGGACTTGTACTTCTCTTCTCATGGCCTTTTTTTACACTCCGAGCGACCCATTTTTGTCGTTCTTCTTGTTGA
- the LOC111788075 gene encoding GPI-anchored protein LLG1-like produces the protein MNKMESHRCSSLFLLLFLSILFVGAFASEHIIGSTSLTTRTILQAKKACPVNFEVANYTIITSKCKGPKYTANLCCSALAEFACPYAKYLNDLTNNCASTMFTYINLYGKYPPGLFSTLCKGKGRKGGLQCPKAN, from the exons ATGAACAAAATGGAGTCCCATCGATGCTCCtccctcttccttctcctctttctttccATACTCTTCGTCGGGGCTTTCGCATCAG AGCATATCATTGGATCTACAAGTCTCACCACTCGTACAATTCTTCAAGCCAAAAAAG CTTGTCCAGTGAATTTTGAAGTTGCGAACTACACCATCATCACAAGCAAGTGCAAGGGGCCTAAATACACAGCCAATCTTTGCTGCTCAGCTCTTGCAGAATTTGCGTGCCCCTATGCCAAATATCTCAATGATTTAACCAATAATTGTGCTTCAACTATGTTCACTTATATTAATCTGTATGGAAAATATCCTCCTGGCCTCTTTTCCACCCTCTGCAAAGGAAAAGGCAGAAAAGGGGGCCTTCAATGCCCTAAAGCTAATTGA
- the LOC111788074 gene encoding uncharacterized protein At4g26450-like — MHPRHRNTGNGFRSSSMGVGLASSRISPEGSVRGHGSVYGNDYRNFNHPSGFGRGQGYPKSYQSSQSLPPPRRGGGSVDIFMEAGRLAAEYLVFQGLLPSSVLHGKWQGGSLRRESSEFQELGQLREEGRASTASPHSGHMGPDSGSGWRQPPDEYGSASRNHLRGRRRSSSFRSSGSDWSGQGRSNNYNDRARASPDTEADEDADNLSAYSNQQQSGEEIVSELQDFKPSKLGRKGDTPEDSGPELVKYPLPDDVGSKASTSAVVKDLPCEKKLAKDSDDLGNIDSGSEEVKNTASINETEKHCVTEKLSVQNKAADGDPLVKQETDLLAFCRFAKFPTKTRSALAYKVSKADPITTVSERPSDINPNRESEISLDSDSSSCALSGAVSAKKHDVEHLNSERSKLEAVEETGIIEELYPRFNEKTSSLTSQSFQQGPFWNENKEESCQSPVIFERTDSMFEDRGKKRSLDESDMVEGSSKKPREWIPLMTSKEDESFDLLKFDKTKVNSEENKPDHEVIVAANCVNSVQGFHFMKGGGEHCVDYAQEKQLFPNSFKICDLNLMEASDIHDNHENNPLLIFPSISETKRERTPVDIDLSISNAPEFGQNGVVTGSKEIEIIDLEDDSAVEVDKTFHNTERKRETVFNGLDGFPNNAQNNGDMPDVQDGYGIMISELLGAEFPNCASVQGDLNSMNNEMPLPNGEGALADDDLIYMSLGEIPLSMPEF, encoded by the exons atgCATCCCCGTCACCGTAATACGGGAAATGGATTTAGGTCTAGTTCCATGGGAGTGGGATTAGCTTCTTCTCGAATCTCTCCAGAGGGATCGGTTAGGGGCCATGGTAGCGTATATGGCAATGATTATCGCAACTTTAATCATCCGAGTGGGTTTGGGCGCGGTCAGGGATACCCCAAATCATATCAATCATCCCAGTCACTGCCTCCTCCGCGCAGAGGTGGGGGTTCTGTTGACATTTTTATGGAAGCAGGTCGCCTTGCAGCTGAATACCTGGTTTTTCAAGGTTTGCTCCCATCTAGTGTTTTACATGGTAAATGGCAAGGTGGAAGCTTGAGGAGGGAGTCTTCTGAGTTTCAGGAATTAGGTCAACTTCGAGAAGAAGGACGAGCGTCTACTGCTTCCCCTCATTCGGGACATATGGGACCTGATTCCGGGTCAGGGTGGAGGCAGCCTCCTGATGAATATGGTTCAGCATCACGAAATCATTTGAGAGGTCGAAGAAGATCCTCATCTTTCCGTAGTAGTGGTTCTGATTGGAGTGGCCAAGGTAGGAGCAATAATTACAATGATAGAGCGAGAGCTTCTCCAGATACAGAAGCTGATGAGGACGCTGATAATCTTTCTGCTTATAGTAATCAACAGCAAAGTGGTGAAGAAATCGTTTCTGAACTGCAAGATTTCAAACCTTCCAAGTTAGGACGAAAAGGTGACACACCTGAGGATTCTGGACCTGAACTGGTTAAGTACCCTTTGCCGGATGATGTAGGCTCAAAGGCAAGTACTTCTGCTGTTGTGAAAGATCTTCCATGTGAGAAGAAACTTGCTAAAGATTCTGATGATTTAGGTAACATAGATTCAGGGTCTGAGGAGGTGAAAAATACTGCCAGTATTAATGAAACTGAAAAACATTGTGTGACCGAGAAACTATCCGTCCAGAACAAAGCTGCTGATGGTGATCCCTTGGTAAAGCAAGAAACTGATCTATTAGCATTCTGCAGATTTGCTAAGTTCCCCACCAAAACTCGCTCTGCATTGGCGTACAAGGTTTCTAAGGCCGATCCTATTACAACTGTGTCAGAACGACCTTCTGATATTAACCCTAACAGAGAATCTGAAATTTCACTTGACAGTGACTCTTCCAGTTGTGCATTATCTGGTGCTGTATCAGCTAAAAAACATGATGTTGAGCATCTGAACTCTGAAAGATCTAAACTGGAAGCTGTTGAGGAAACTGGTATAATAGAGGAGCTATATCCTAGATTTAATGAGAAGACAAGCTCTTTGACGTCTCAATCTTTCCAGCAGGGACCATTTTGGAACGAGAACAAGGAAGAATCTTGCCAAAGTCCTGTCATATTTGAACGGACAGATTCTATGTTTGAGGATAGGGGTAAAAAACGATCTTTGGATGAGAGTGATATGGTGGAGGGGAGTAGTAAAAAACCAAGAGAATGGATTCCGTTGATGACTTCTAAGGAAGATGAATCCTTTGACCTTCTGAAGTTTGATAAAACGAAAGTTAATTCTGAGGAAAACAAGCCTGATCATGAAGTTATTGTAGCAGCTAACTGTGTGAACTCAGTGCAGGGTTTTCATTTCATGAAAGGCGGGGGTGAGCATTGTGTTGATTATGCACAAGAAAAGCAGCTTTTTCCGAATTCATTTAAGATCTGTGACCTTAACCTTATGGAGGCTTCTGATATACATGATAATCACGAAAATAATCCGCTTCTCATCTTCCCATCTATTtctgaaacaaaaagagaaagaactcCTGTTGATATTGACTTGTCCATAAGCAATGCTCCTGAATTTGGTCAGAATGGTGTGGTGACTGGCAGTAAAGAGattgaaattattgatttgGAAGATGACTCTGCTGTCGAAGTAGACAAGACCTTCCATAATACAGAGAGAAA GAGGGAAACTGTATTTAATGGATTGGATGGCTTTCCCAACAACGCACAAAATAATGGAGATATGCCTGATGTTCAAGATGGCTATGGAATTATGATTTCGGAGTTGCTTGGAGCAGAATTCCCTAACTGTGCTTCTGTTCAAGGAGACCTTAACTCAATGAACAATGAAATGCCTCTTCCGAACGGAGAA GGTGCTCTGGCGGATGATGATCTAATATACATGTCCCTTGGAGAAATTCCATTGAGTATGCcagaattttaa
- the LOC111788620 gene encoding chaperone protein ClpD, chloroplastic-like, translating into MPATPSSNLFHQTSVFDCHKQTHLISPATVSSSTCSLSVLSSSNLSGRRIHGFPSSNLVSSFSPAFVTSFRSRNGLISGKIRRKRRLRIPVISAIFERFTERAIKAVIFSQREAKALSKDLVFTQHLLLGLIAEEEHNQSAGGFLDSGLTLSVAREAVRDIWHTNDAIGDASVHSAAITPHVPFAISTKRVFDSAVEYSKQMGHHFIGPEHLSIALLAADDDGSIQLILRSLGVNVTQLVDAAISRLKGELAKDGREPSSSLQWMPKKSASRKPLRTKPSQKEKENSALARFCVDLTARASEGFIDPIFGRDSEVERVVEILCRRTKNNPILIGESGVGKTAIAEGLALSIAQADAPFVLLNKRVMSLDIGLLMSGSKERGELEARVTALIKEITESGNIILFIDEVHSLADLGTSGGGGKGSGLNFANLLKPSLGRGKLQCIASTTIGEYTKQFEKDKALARRFQPVLIEEPSQENAVRMLLSIREKYEAHHNCKFTLEAINAAVYLSARYISDRYLPDKAIDLIDEAGSRARMETFKKRKELQTSILYKSPDDYWQVIKAVQAMHETNVANKLKDGGVQSLDASGNNASESTFSSISDNYEPVVVGADDIAAVTSLWSGIPVQQLTIDESILLLGLDEQLKKRVVGQDEAVSAIARAVKRSRVGLRDPDRPIAVLLFCGPTGVGKTELTKVLARCYFGSEDAMLRLDMSEYMERHSVSKLIGSPPGYLGYGDGGTLTEAIRRKPFTVVLLDEIEKAHPDIFNIVLQLFEDGHLTDSQGRRVSFKNALIVMTSNIGSTSIIKGRHHSIGFLLSDDESSTSYAGMKSLVTEELKGYFRPELLNRIDETVVFQPLQKSQMLEILNIMVQEIKDRLMSLGIGLELSESVMDLICEVGYDQAYGARPLRRAVTTIVEDPLSEAFLYGDPKPGDTFVIDLDPTGNPFVKNQNQSNTAFPLV; encoded by the exons ATGCCAGCGACCCCATCTTCCAATTTGTTCCATCAAACTTCGGTGTTCGATTGCCATAAACAGACCCATTTGATTTCTCCGGCTACGGTTTCTTCTTCCACTTGTTCATTGAGTGTTCTATCGAGTTCCAATTTATCCGGACGGCGAATCCATGGATTCCCATCTTCCAATCTTGTGTCCTCGTTTTCCCCTGCGTTTGTCACTTCATTTCGTTCGCGAAATGGTTTAATCAGCGGCAAAATCCGGCGGAAGAGGCGGTTGAGGATTCCGGTCATTTCTGCCATTTTTGAGCGGTTCACCGAAAGAGCGATTAAGGCGGTGATCTTTTCGCAGAGAGAGGCTAAAGCCCTTTCGAAGGATTTGGTTTTTACCCAACATCTTCTTTTGGGTTTGATTGCTGAGGAAGAACATAATCAATCTGCTGGTGGCTTTTTAGATTCGGGTCTTACACTCTCTGTGGCTCGTGAGGCCGTTCGTGATATTTGGCATACAAACGATGCAATAGGTGATGCCAGTGTTCATAGTGCGGCTATTACGCCTCATGTCCCCTTTGCTATCAGCACCAAGAGGGTGTTTGATTCCGCTGTTGAGTATTCCAAGCAAATGGGCCATCATTTCATTGGACCTGAACACCTTTCCATTGCTTTACTTGCTGCTGACGATGATGGAAGCATACAGTTGATTTTGAGAAG CTTAGGGGTAAATGTTACTCAGTTGGTAGATGCCGCGATATCCAGGCTTAAAGGGGAGCTTGCCAAAGATGGTAGGGAGCCATCTAGTTCATTGCAATGGATGCCTAAAAAATCCGCTTCCAGAAAACCTCTTCGTACGAAACCCTCTCAAAAAGAGAAAG AAAATAGTGCTTTGGCTCGGTTCTGTGTGGATCTTACTGCTCGTGCTAGCGAAGGATTCATTGACCCTATTTTTGGTCGAGATTCTGAAGTCGAACGAGTTGTAGAGATACTTTGTCgtagaacaaaaaataaccCTATTCTTATTGGTGAGAGTGGAGTAGGAAAGACAGCAATTGCTGAAGGGTTGGCTCTCAGTATAGCTCAGGCAGATGCTCCGTTCGTACTGTTG AATAAACGCGTAATGTCCTTGGATATTGGACTACTCATGTCTGGTTCGAAGGAAAGGGGAGAATTGGAGGCACGTGTTACCGCGCTAATTAAAGAGATAACAGAATCAG GcaatattatcctttttattGATGAAGTCCATTCACTTGCTGACCTTGGCACATCTGGAGGTGGAGGTAAAGGGTCGGGTCTTAACTTCGCTAATTTATTGAAACCGTCACTCGGAAGAGGAAAATTGCAG TGCATTGCTTCCACCACAATTGGTGAATACACAAAGCAATTTGAGAAGGATAAAGCATTAGCACGACGATTCCAGCCTGTGCTGATTGAGGAGCCTAGCCAG GAGAACGCTGTGAGAATGTTGCTGAGCATTCGTGAGAAATATGAGGCTCACCACAACTGCAAGTTTACCCTTGAAGCAATAAATGCTGCTGTGTATCTGTCTGCAAGATACATAAGCGACAGGTATCTTCCCGATAAGGCAATCGATCTCATTGACGAAGCAGGTAGTAGAGCTCGTATGGAAACCtttaagaagagaaaagaattgCAGACTTCTATACTCTATAAATCACCAGATGATTATTGGCAAGTAATTAAGGCTGTTCAGGCTATGCATGAAACG AACGTGGCCAATAAACTCAAAGATGGAGGGGTTCAAAGCTTGGATGCTTCTGGGAATAACGCCTCGGAGTCCACTTTCTCTTCAATATCAGATAATTATGA ACCTGTGGTGGTGGGGGCAGATGATATTGCAGCAGTTACTTCCCTTTGGTCAGGGATCCCAGTTCAGCAGCTAACAATTGATGAGAGCATTCTTCTGCTGGGTCTCGACGAACAGCTCAAAAAGCGAGTTGTTGGGCAAGATGAGGCTGTTTCTGCAATTGCTCGAGCTGTTAAACGGTCTCGTGTTGGGCTTAGGGATCCCGACAGACCAATAGCGGTTCTACTTTTTTGCGGCCCTACTGGAGTTGGCAAGACTGAACTAACAAAAGTTCTGGCAAGGTGCTACTTTGGATCG GAAGACGCTATGCTGAGATTAGACATGAGTGAATATATGGAGCGACATTCTGTGAGTAAATTAATCGGATCACCTCCGGGATATCTCGGTTACGGAGATGGTGGAACGTTGACAGAAGCTATTAGAAGGAAACCATTTACTGTTGTACTGCTTGATGAGATAGAGAAAGCTCATCCCGATATTTTCAACATCGTCCTCCAGCTGTTCGAAGATGGACACCTTACAGATTCTCAG GGACGGAGAGTTTCGTTCAAGAACGCATTGATAGTGATGACATCAAACATTGGTTCGACTTCAATCATAAAGGGTAGACACCACTCCATCGGTTTCCTTCTCTCAGACGACGAGTCCTCAACTTCATATGCAGGAATGAAGTCCCTTGTGACAGAGGAACTCAAGGGGTACTTTCGTCCAGAGTTGCTGAACCGGATAGACGAGACTGTCGTGTTCCAACCCCTTCAAAAGTCTCAG ATGCTCGAGATCTTAAATATAATGGTACAAGAAATAAAGGACAGGCTCATGTCGCTCGGGATCGGTCTAGAATTATCGGAGTCGGTGATGGACCTGATATGTGAAGTAGGGTATGACCAAGCTTATGGAGCCAGACCCCTCAGGAGGGCAGTTACCACAATAGTTGAAGACCCGTTGAGTGAGGCATTCCTTTATGGAGATCCAAAGCCAGGTGATACTTTTGTTATTGATTTGGATCCTACTGGGAATCCCTTTGTGAAGAACCAAAACCAATCCAATACTGCATTTCCACTTGTTTGA